One window of the Enterobacter huaxiensis genome contains the following:
- a CDS encoding diaminobutyrate--2-oxoglutarate transaminase, with protein sequence MMTDKVRIDTVDAHKSNETYLARQAEFESNVRSYPRKLPLAITKAEGVWITDADNKEYLDCLAGAGTLALGHNHPDVLKSIQNVITSGLPLHTLDLTTPLKDAFSEYLLSLLPGQGKEYCLQFTGPSGADAVEAALKLAKKVTGRSGIISFSGGYHGMTHGALSVTGNLSPKEAVDGMMPEVQFMPYPHEYRCPLGIGGEAGVKALTYYFDNLINDVESGVRKPAAVILEAVQGEGGVNPAPAEWLQRIRKVTQEHGILLILDEVQAGFARTGKFFAFEHAGIEPDIIVMSKAVGGGLPLAVLGIKKQFDAWAPGHHTGTFRGNQLAMATGLTTLKILKDQNIAGKVAAQGEWLKGQLKEMAKRYPVIGHVRGLGMMIGIEIVKPNEAADHMGCFPGDGELSALIQKKCFEAGLILERGGRNGIVLRLLPSLLISDEELKIFLDKFEQALLAAGVRPA encoded by the coding sequence ATGATGACGGATAAAGTCCGTATTGACACCGTAGATGCCCATAAAAGCAACGAAACCTATCTGGCCCGTCAGGCCGAGTTTGAATCTAACGTCAGGAGTTATCCGCGCAAGCTGCCTTTAGCGATCACTAAAGCAGAAGGCGTGTGGATCACCGATGCAGATAATAAAGAATACCTTGACTGTTTAGCCGGCGCTGGCACCCTCGCGCTGGGTCACAATCATCCTGATGTGCTGAAAAGCATCCAAAATGTCATTACCAGCGGCTTGCCGTTACATACATTGGATCTGACGACGCCGTTGAAAGACGCGTTTTCTGAATACCTGCTCTCTCTGCTGCCTGGTCAGGGCAAAGAGTACTGCCTGCAGTTCACCGGTCCTTCCGGTGCAGACGCCGTTGAAGCGGCGCTGAAGCTGGCGAAAAAAGTGACCGGTCGTAGCGGTATCATCAGCTTCTCTGGTGGTTACCACGGTATGACCCACGGTGCGCTGTCCGTGACCGGCAACCTGTCTCCGAAAGAAGCGGTTGACGGTATGATGCCAGAAGTCCAGTTCATGCCTTACCCTCACGAGTACCGCTGCCCGCTGGGTATCGGCGGTGAAGCAGGCGTGAAAGCGCTGACCTACTATTTCGATAACCTGATCAACGACGTTGAAAGCGGCGTGCGTAAACCTGCAGCCGTCATTCTGGAAGCGGTTCAGGGTGAAGGCGGCGTGAACCCGGCTCCGGCCGAGTGGCTGCAGCGCATCCGTAAAGTGACTCAGGAACACGGCATTCTGCTGATCCTCGACGAAGTCCAGGCGGGCTTTGCCCGTACCGGTAAATTCTTCGCCTTCGAACACGCTGGCATCGAGCCAGACATCATCGTGATGTCTAAAGCTGTCGGTGGCGGTCTGCCGCTGGCCGTGCTCGGTATCAAAAAGCAGTTCGATGCATGGGCCCCAGGCCACCACACCGGCACCTTCCGCGGCAACCAGCTGGCGATGGCAACCGGTCTGACGACGCTGAAAATCCTGAAAGACCAGAACATCGCGGGCAAAGTGGCTGCACAAGGCGAATGGCTGAAAGGCCAGCTGAAAGAGATGGCGAAACGCTACCCGGTGATTGGTCACGTTCGCGGTCTGGGCATGATGATCGGTATTGAGATCGTTAAGCCAAACGAAGCCGCTGACCACATGGGCTGCTTCCCGGGCGACGGCGAGCTGTCTGCGCTGATTCAGAAGAAGTGCTTCGAAGCCGGTCTGATTCTGGAGCGCGGCGGTCGTAACGGTATCGTTCTGCGTCTGCTGCCGTCTCTGCTTATCAGCGATGAAGAGCTGAAGATCTTCCTGGATAAATTTGAGCAGGCGCTGCTTGCTGCGGGCGTTCGCCCGGCGTAA
- the thiM gene encoding hydroxyethylthiazole kinase, with amino-acid sequence MQPDLLDLHVLHQFRTRSPLTHCMTNNVVQTFTANVLLALGASPAMVIEAEEAEQFATLADALLINVGTLTAPRAQSMRRAIESAVAAGKPWTLDPVAVGALAFRTRFCHQILSLKPAAIRGNASEILALAGMSAGGRGVDTTDTAASALPAAQALARQINAIVVVTGEVDYITDGQRTRTVSGGDPIMTRVVGTGCALSAVVAACCSLPGDRLDNIAAACGWIKRAGTVAVAHSRGPGSFASAFLDALYTLEEQA; translated from the coding sequence ATGCAGCCTGACCTGCTCGATCTACACGTTTTACATCAGTTCCGAACCCGTTCCCCGCTTACCCACTGTATGACTAACAATGTCGTACAAACCTTTACCGCCAATGTCCTGCTCGCACTTGGCGCCTCGCCGGCGATGGTGATTGAAGCCGAAGAAGCCGAACAGTTTGCGACGCTTGCCGATGCGCTGCTGATCAACGTCGGTACGCTGACCGCACCGCGCGCCCAGTCGATGCGTCGGGCAATAGAAAGTGCGGTGGCGGCAGGCAAACCCTGGACGCTCGATCCGGTTGCCGTTGGCGCGCTCGCCTTTCGCACCCGCTTTTGTCATCAAATTCTCTCCCTTAAGCCTGCCGCAATTCGTGGTAACGCCTCGGAAATTCTCGCCCTTGCAGGGATGAGCGCGGGCGGTCGCGGCGTAGATACAACCGATACGGCGGCCAGCGCGCTGCCTGCCGCCCAGGCACTGGCGCGCCAGATCAACGCCATTGTGGTGGTAACCGGCGAGGTGGATTACATCACCGACGGGCAGAGAACCCGCACCGTATCGGGGGGCGATCCGATAATGACCCGCGTTGTCGGCACAGGCTGCGCGCTCTCCGCCGTCGTTGCGGCCTGCTGTTCGCTGCCCGGCGACCGGCTGGATAATATCGCCGCCGCCTGCGGATGGATAAAGCGTGCCGGTACGGTCGCCGTGGCGCACTCCCGCGGTCCCGGCAGCTTCGCCAGCGCGTTTCTGGACGCGCTTTATACGCTGGAGGAGCAGGCATGA
- the thiD gene encoding bifunctional hydroxymethylpyrimidine kinase/phosphomethylpyrimidine kinase: MKRINALTIAGTDPSGGAGIQADLKTFSALGAYGCSVITALVAQNTRGVQSVYRIEPDFVTAQLDSVFSDVRIDSTKIGMLAEADIVDAVAERLKRYQVQNVVLDTVMLAKSGDPLLSASAVETLRKKLLPQVAMITPNLPEAAALLDAPHAQTEREMKEQGRALLAMGCGAVLMKGGHLDDAESPDWLFTRDGEERFTAPRVQTKNTHGTGCTLSAALAALRPRHSGWGETVQEAKIWLSAALAKADTLEVGHGIGPVHHFHAWW, from the coding sequence ATGAAGCGGATTAACGCCCTCACTATAGCCGGTACGGACCCCAGCGGCGGCGCCGGTATCCAGGCCGATCTGAAAACCTTCTCCGCGCTTGGGGCCTATGGCTGCTCGGTGATTACCGCGCTGGTGGCGCAAAACACCCGCGGCGTGCAGTCGGTCTACCGCATTGAGCCGGATTTTGTCACCGCGCAGCTGGATTCTGTGTTCAGCGACGTGCGCATTGATAGCACCAAAATCGGCATGCTGGCGGAGGCGGATATCGTCGACGCGGTGGCCGAGCGTCTTAAACGCTATCAGGTGCAAAACGTGGTGCTCGATACCGTAATGCTGGCAAAAAGCGGCGACCCGCTGCTTTCCGCCTCTGCCGTTGAGACGCTGCGTAAAAAGCTGCTGCCGCAGGTGGCGATGATCACCCCAAACCTGCCTGAGGCCGCCGCGCTGCTGGACGCTCCTCATGCGCAAACCGAACGCGAAATGAAAGAGCAGGGGCGGGCGCTTCTGGCGATGGGTTGCGGCGCGGTGCTGATGAAGGGCGGTCATCTTGATGATGCGGAAAGCCCTGACTGGCTCTTCACCCGCGACGGTGAAGAGCGCTTTACCGCCCCGCGCGTGCAGACTAAAAACACCCACGGCACGGGCTGTACGCTCTCTGCCGCGCTGGCGGCGCTGCGCCCGCGACACAGCGGCTGGGGAGAGACGGTGCAGGAAGCCAAGATCTGGCTCTCGGCGGCGCTGGCAAAAGCCGATACTCTGGAGGTCGGTCACGGTATTGGACCGGTTCACCATTTTCATGCATGGTGGTAA
- a CDS encoding GntR family transcriptional regulator, with protein MEQAHTRLIAQLNERISAADNTPLYLKFAETVKNAVRSGMLEHGNILPGERDLSQLTGVSRITVRKAMQALEEEGVVTRARGYGTQINNIFEYSLKEARGFSQQVVLRGQKPNTLWVNKRVVKCPEEVANHLSIAPESEVFLLKRIRYVDDDAVSIEESWVPTGLIPDPDAIGVSLYDYFRSQNIFPQRTRSRVSARMPDSEFQAHIKMDEKIPVLVIKQVALDQQHRPIEYSISYCRSDLYVFVCEE; from the coding sequence ATGGAACAAGCGCATACCCGGCTAATCGCTCAGCTGAATGAACGGATTTCGGCAGCAGATAACACCCCGCTGTACCTGAAGTTTGCCGAAACGGTAAAAAATGCGGTACGCAGCGGCATGCTGGAACACGGCAATATTCTGCCCGGCGAGCGCGATCTGAGCCAGCTAACCGGCGTGTCGCGCATTACCGTGCGCAAAGCGATGCAGGCGCTGGAAGAAGAGGGCGTGGTGACGCGCGCCCGGGGTTACGGAACGCAGATCAACAATATCTTCGAGTATTCGTTAAAAGAGGCGCGCGGGTTTTCTCAGCAGGTGGTGCTGCGGGGCCAGAAGCCCAACACCCTGTGGGTCAACAAGCGGGTGGTGAAATGCCCCGAAGAGGTGGCTAACCACCTGTCGATTGCGCCGGAGAGCGAGGTTTTTTTGCTCAAGCGCATTCGTTACGTTGATGATGACGCGGTCTCTATTGAAGAGTCCTGGGTGCCGACCGGGTTAATCCCCGACCCCGATGCGATTGGCGTCTCGCTGTACGACTACTTCCGCAGCCAGAACATTTTCCCGCAGCGCACACGCTCGCGCGTCAGTGCGCGCATGCCGGACAGCGAGTTCCAGGCGCACATTAAGATGGACGAAAAAATACCGGTGCTGGTGATCAAGCAGGTTGCGCTTGACCAACAGCACCGGCCGATTGAGTACAGCATCAGCTACTGCCGTAGCGACCTATACGTCTTTGTGTGCGAGGAGTAA
- a CDS encoding PfkB family carbohydrate kinase, protein MSSFAQRLETLHATRPVTVLGAAVIDVIADAYALPWRGCDIELKQQGVNIGGCALNIAIALKRLGISAQNALPVGHGVWADIIRNAMAKQDLHSAVEAEAGDNGWCLALVEPDGERTFMSFSGVENQWQQSWLDGLNVPRNSLVSLSGYQLASPSGELLTGWLEGLQDVTAFIDFGPRIADIPDALMARIMACRPIVSLNRQEAEIAAEKLGVKAENLGAKWQQRFGAALIVRHDKDGAAWYDGDASGVVPAFPATVVDTIGAGDSHAGGTLAGLAAGWSLADAVLLGNAVAAWVVSHRGGDCAPEREDLLLAHKDV, encoded by the coding sequence ATGAGTTCGTTTGCCCAACGCCTTGAAACGCTGCACGCCACGCGCCCGGTGACGGTGCTGGGCGCGGCGGTAATTGACGTTATCGCCGACGCCTACGCCCTGCCATGGCGCGGGTGCGATATCGAGCTCAAGCAGCAGGGTGTAAATATTGGCGGCTGCGCGCTGAATATCGCCATCGCCCTGAAACGGCTGGGGATTTCGGCGCAAAACGCGCTTCCCGTCGGCCACGGCGTGTGGGCGGATATTATCCGCAACGCGATGGCGAAGCAGGATCTGCACAGCGCCGTGGAGGCCGAAGCCGGGGATAACGGCTGGTGTCTGGCGCTGGTGGAGCCTGACGGCGAGCGAACCTTTATGTCCTTTAGCGGCGTGGAGAACCAGTGGCAGCAGAGCTGGCTTGACGGGCTTAACGTGCCGCGAAACAGCCTGGTCTCTTTGTCCGGCTATCAGCTGGCCTCACCCTCCGGTGAGCTGCTGACGGGCTGGCTGGAAGGACTACAGGACGTGACGGCCTTTATCGATTTCGGCCCCCGCATCGCGGACATTCCCGACGCGCTGATGGCGCGGATTATGGCCTGCAGGCCCATCGTGTCGCTTAATCGTCAGGAAGCGGAAATAGCGGCTGAAAAACTGGGTGTAAAGGCTGAGAACCTGGGCGCGAAGTGGCAGCAGCGTTTCGGCGCGGCGCTGATTGTGCGTCATGATAAAGACGGTGCCGCCTGGTACGACGGCGATGCCTCGGGCGTTGTGCCGGCGTTTCCCGCCACGGTTGTGGATACCATTGGCGCAGGCGACAGCCATGCGGGCGGTACGCTTGCCGGGCTGGCGGCGGGATGGTCGCTGGCAGATGCCGTGCTTCTGGGGAATGCGGTAGCCGCCTGGGTGGTCAGCCACCGCGGCGGCGACTGTGCGCCCGAGCGGGAGGACTTACTCCTCGCACACAAAGACGTATAG
- a CDS encoding ADP-ribosylglycohydrolase family protein codes for MKQERILGALYGQALGDAMGMPSELWPRTRVKAHFGWIDRFLPGPAENNAACYFNQAEFTDDTSMALCLADAIIECDGQINADVIGKHILRWALDFDAFNKNVLGPTSKIALNAIRDGKPVSELENNGVTNGAAMRASPLGCLLPATRLAHFVEQVALASSPTHKSDLAIAGAAVIAWAISRAIDGERWQNIVDALPGIARYAQEAKTTTFSASLAARIELALKTVREANGTESASEQVYQLIGAGTSTIESVPAAIAMVELAGTDPNRCAILCANLGGDTDTIGAMATAICGALHGVQSIDPALKAELDAVNRLDFGHYCEKLLHYREQREGV; via the coding sequence ATGAAACAAGAACGTATTCTCGGTGCTCTTTACGGGCAGGCGTTAGGGGATGCGATGGGCATGCCGTCGGAACTGTGGCCGAGAACGCGCGTCAAGGCGCACTTCGGCTGGATTGACCGTTTCTTACCCGGCCCGGCGGAGAATAACGCGGCATGCTATTTCAACCAGGCCGAGTTCACCGACGATACCTCGATGGCGCTCTGTCTGGCGGATGCGATTATCGAGTGCGACGGGCAGATTAACGCGGACGTTATCGGCAAGCATATTCTTCGCTGGGCGCTGGATTTCGACGCGTTTAATAAGAACGTGCTTGGGCCAACCTCGAAAATTGCCCTGAACGCCATTCGCGACGGCAAGCCGGTGAGTGAACTGGAGAACAACGGCGTCACCAACGGGGCGGCGATGCGCGCGTCCCCGCTGGGCTGCCTGCTCCCAGCCACCCGTCTGGCGCATTTTGTTGAGCAGGTGGCGCTGGCCTCCAGCCCGACGCATAAATCCGATCTCGCCATTGCCGGTGCGGCTGTTATCGCGTGGGCAATTTCACGCGCCATCGACGGCGAACGCTGGCAGAACATCGTCGATGCGCTGCCCGGTATCGCCCGCTATGCGCAGGAAGCGAAAACCACCACCTTCAGCGCATCGCTTGCGGCACGTATTGAGCTGGCACTGAAAACCGTACGAGAAGCCAACGGGACAGAATCCGCCAGCGAGCAGGTGTATCAGCTGATCGGCGCAGGCACCAGCACCATTGAGTCCGTACCGGCTGCCATCGCGATGGTCGAGCTGGCGGGAACCGACCCGAACCGCTGCGCCATTTTATGCGCCAACCTGGGCGGCGATACCGACACCATTGGCGCGATGGCAACGGCCATCTGCGGCGCGCTGCACGGCGTGCAGTCGATTGATCCGGCCCTGAAAGCCGAGCTCGACGCCGTTAATCGGCTCGACTTTGGCCACTATTGCGAAAAGCTCCTGCACTATCGGGAGCAAAGGGAGGGCGTATGA
- a CDS encoding nucleoside permease, translating into MKTKVQLSFMMFVEWFIWGAWFVPLWLWLSKSGFTAGEIGWSYACTAIAAILSPILVGSLTDRFFAAQKVLAVLMFAGAILMYFAAQQTEFSAFFPLLLAYSLTYMPTIALTNSIAFANVDDVEADFPRIRVMGTIGWIASGLACGFLPQMMGYSDISDTNIPLLMTAASSALLSVFALFLPNTPPKSTGKLDVKVMLGLDALILLRDKNFLVFFFCSFLFAMPLAFYYIFANGYLTEVGMKNATGWMTLGQFSEIFFMLALPFFTKRFGIKKVLLLGLITAAIRYGFFVYGGADQYFTYALLFLGILLHGVSYDFYYVTAYIYVDKKAPAHMRTAAQGLITLCCQGFGSLLGYRLGGVMMEKMFAYKEPVNGLTFNWAGMWTFGAIMIAVIAVLFMLFFRESDKEITAIEVVDGDTALTQGEVK; encoded by the coding sequence ATGAAAACGAAAGTCCAACTGTCATTCATGATGTTTGTTGAATGGTTTATCTGGGGCGCGTGGTTCGTGCCGCTGTGGCTGTGGCTGAGCAAAAGCGGCTTTACCGCCGGGGAAATTGGCTGGTCTTATGCCTGTACCGCGATTGCCGCGATCCTCTCACCTATTCTTGTCGGCTCGCTGACCGACCGCTTCTTCGCCGCGCAGAAAGTGCTGGCGGTGCTGATGTTCGCCGGCGCCATTCTGATGTATTTCGCCGCGCAGCAAACCGAGTTCAGCGCCTTCTTCCCGCTGCTGCTGGCCTACTCGCTCACCTATATGCCGACCATCGCGCTGACCAACAGCATTGCCTTCGCCAACGTGGACGACGTTGAGGCTGATTTCCCGCGCATCCGCGTGATGGGGACCATCGGCTGGATCGCCTCGGGCCTGGCGTGCGGGTTCCTGCCGCAGATGATGGGCTATAGCGATATCTCCGACACCAACATCCCGCTGCTGATGACCGCCGCCAGCTCCGCGCTGCTGAGCGTGTTCGCCCTTTTCCTGCCGAATACTCCGCCAAAGAGCACCGGCAAGCTGGACGTCAAGGTAATGCTGGGGCTGGACGCGCTGATCCTGCTGCGCGACAAAAACTTCCTGGTATTCTTCTTCTGCTCGTTCCTGTTCGCGATGCCGCTGGCGTTTTACTACATCTTCGCCAACGGCTACCTGACCGAAGTGGGGATGAAAAACGCCACCGGCTGGATGACCCTCGGCCAGTTCTCCGAAATCTTCTTTATGCTGGCGCTGCCGTTCTTCACCAAACGCTTTGGTATTAAGAAGGTCTTACTCCTGGGGCTTATCACCGCCGCCATCCGCTACGGTTTCTTCGTTTACGGCGGCGCGGATCAGTACTTCACCTACGCCCTGCTGTTCCTCGGCATTCTGCTGCACGGCGTGAGCTATGACTTCTATTACGTGACCGCGTACATCTACGTGGACAAAAAGGCGCCGGCGCACATGCGTACCGCGGCGCAGGGCTTGATTACGCTGTGCTGTCAGGGCTTTGGTAGCCTGCTGGGATACCGCCTGGGCGGCGTGATGATGGAGAAAATGTTCGCATACAAAGAGCCGGTGAATGGGCTGACCTTCAACTGGGCCGGAATGTGGACGTTTGGTGCAATCATGATTGCGGTGATTGCCGTGCTGTTTATGCTGTTTTTCCGCGAATCGGATAAAGAGATCACCGCAATTGAGGTGGTTGATGGCGATACCGCGCTGACACAAGGGGAAGTTAAATGA
- the fbaB gene encoding class I fructose-bisphosphate aldolase, with translation MTDIAQLLGKDADGLLQHRCMTIPADQLYLPGHDYVDRVMMDNNRPPAVLRNMQTLYNTGRLAGTGYLSILPVDQGVEHSAGASFAANPLYFDPKNIVELAIEAGCNCVASTYGVLASVSRRYAHRIPFLVKLNHNETLSYPTEYDQTLYASVEQAFNMGAVAVGATIYFGSEQSRRQIEEISAAFERAHELGMVTVLWAYLRNNAFKKDGVDYHVSADLTGQANHLAATIGADIVKQKMAENNGGYKAVNFGYTDDRVYSKLTSDNPIDLVRYQLANCYMGRAGLINSGGAAGGDTDLTDAVRTAVINKRAGGMGLILGRKAFKKTMADGVKLINAVQDVYLDSKVTIA, from the coding sequence ATGACTGATATTGCGCAGCTGCTTGGCAAAGACGCCGACGGCCTTTTACAGCATCGTTGTATGACCATTCCAGCCGACCAGCTCTACCTGCCCGGCCACGACTACGTAGACCGCGTGATGATGGATAACAACCGTCCGCCTGCCGTGCTGCGAAACATGCAGACGCTCTACAATACCGGACGTCTGGCCGGCACCGGTTACCTCTCCATTCTGCCGGTTGACCAGGGCGTTGAGCACTCTGCTGGCGCATCCTTCGCGGCCAACCCGCTCTATTTCGATCCGAAGAACATTGTTGAGCTGGCGATTGAGGCGGGCTGTAACTGTGTGGCATCCACCTACGGCGTGCTGGCCTCCGTTTCCCGCCGCTATGCCCACCGCATACCGTTCCTCGTTAAGCTGAACCACAACGAAACCCTGAGCTACCCAACCGAATATGACCAGACCCTCTACGCCAGCGTCGAGCAGGCGTTTAACATGGGCGCGGTGGCGGTGGGGGCGACCATCTATTTCGGCTCCGAGCAGTCGCGTCGGCAGATTGAGGAGATCTCTGCGGCGTTCGAGCGCGCGCACGAGCTGGGGATGGTGACCGTACTGTGGGCCTATCTGCGAAACAACGCGTTCAAGAAAGACGGCGTGGATTACCACGTGTCAGCCGATCTGACCGGCCAGGCGAACCATCTGGCGGCGACCATTGGCGCGGATATCGTGAAGCAGAAAATGGCCGAAAACAACGGCGGCTACAAGGCGGTGAACTTTGGCTACACCGACGATCGCGTTTACAGCAAGCTGACCAGCGACAATCCTATCGATCTGGTGCGCTACCAGCTGGCGAACTGCTACATGGGGCGCGCGGGCCTGATCAACTCCGGCGGCGCGGCGGGCGGTGATACTGACCTGACGGACGCGGTGCGTACGGCGGTGATCAACAAACGCGCGGGCGGCATGGGGCTGATTCTGGGCCGTAAGGCGTTCAAGAAAACCATGGCTGACGGCGTGAAGCTGATCAATGCGGTTCAGGATGTGTATCTGGACAGTAAAGTGACGATTGCCTAA
- a CDS encoding RbtT/DalT/CsbX family MFS transporter, with protein MSEINKQWLGLPLNLLWGYLAIAVFMTGDGFELAFLSHYIKSLGFTPAEASFAFTLYGLAAALSAWISGVVAEIITPQKTMLIGFVLWCVFHVLFLVFGLGQANYGLILLFYGIRGLAYPLFLYAFIVVIIHNVRSDKSSSALGWYWAVYSVGIGVAGSYIPSFTIPHIGEMGTLWLALAFCLAGGIIAMVSLRNVKTPTHMHHLSTREKFAELGRAATLLYTNRSILLSSMVRIINTLSLFGFAVIMPMMFVDELGFTTSEWLQIWAVFFFTTIFSNVFWGVVAEKMGWMRVVRWFGCIGMALSSLAFYYIPQHFGHNFAMALVPAFALGIFVAAFVPMAAVFPALEPRHKGAAISVYNLSAGLSNFLAPAIAVVLLPWFSTLGVVIAYTVLYLLAFVLCAFISVTQPGLEEAKSSRRGTAGLLSTPHPETLKE; from the coding sequence ATGTCCGAAATAAATAAACAGTGGCTGGGATTGCCGCTGAACCTGCTATGGGGATATCTGGCAATCGCGGTCTTTATGACGGGTGACGGTTTCGAGCTGGCATTCCTGTCGCACTATATTAAATCGCTGGGCTTTACGCCTGCAGAGGCCTCTTTCGCCTTTACGCTCTACGGTCTCGCGGCGGCGCTCTCCGCCTGGATCTCCGGCGTGGTCGCTGAAATCATCACCCCGCAAAAAACCATGCTGATTGGCTTCGTCCTGTGGTGCGTTTTCCACGTCCTGTTTCTCGTTTTTGGTCTGGGTCAGGCAAATTACGGATTAATTCTGCTGTTTTACGGGATCCGCGGCCTGGCCTATCCGTTATTTCTGTACGCCTTCATCGTGGTTATTATTCATAATGTGCGTAGCGATAAATCCAGCTCGGCGCTGGGCTGGTACTGGGCGGTTTATTCCGTGGGTATTGGCGTGGCGGGCAGCTATATTCCGAGCTTCACCATTCCGCACATCGGGGAGATGGGTACCCTGTGGCTGGCGCTGGCGTTTTGCCTGGCGGGGGGAATCATCGCCATGGTATCCCTGCGCAACGTCAAAACCCCAACTCACATGCATCATCTCTCGACCCGGGAAAAATTCGCCGAGCTGGGCCGTGCGGCGACGCTGCTCTACACCAACCGCAGCATTCTGCTCTCCAGCATGGTGCGTATCATCAACACCCTCTCCCTGTTCGGGTTTGCCGTCATCATGCCGATGATGTTTGTTGACGAGCTGGGCTTCACCACCTCCGAGTGGCTGCAGATCTGGGCGGTATTCTTCTTCACCACCATCTTCTCGAACGTGTTCTGGGGCGTGGTGGCGGAAAAAATGGGCTGGATGCGGGTGGTGCGCTGGTTTGGCTGCATCGGGATGGCGCTCTCCAGCCTGGCGTTTTACTACATTCCGCAGCACTTCGGACATAACTTTGCCATGGCGCTGGTGCCGGCCTTCGCGCTGGGGATTTTCGTGGCGGCCTTTGTACCGATGGCGGCGGTGTTCCCGGCGCTGGAGCCGCGGCACAAGGGGGCGGCGATATCGGTATATAACCTTTCGGCCGGTCTGTCTAACTTCCTTGCCCCGGCGATTGCCGTGGTGCTGCTGCCCTGGTTCAGCACGCTCGGCGTGGTCATCGCCTACACGGTGCTGTATCTGCTTGCATTTGTTCTGTGCGCCTTTATCAGCGTCACGCAGCCGGGATTAGAAGAAGCAAAGAGCAGCAGGAGAGGAACCGCGGGTCTGCTGAGTACTCCTCATCCTGAAACGCTTAAGGAGTAA